From Ipomoea triloba cultivar NCNSP0323 chromosome 5, ASM357664v1, the proteins below share one genomic window:
- the LOC116020035 gene encoding probable methyltransferase PMT15, whose protein sequence is MAGSNPNNPQFYYTPTSKPNPTNSNFSSLKRTKLSYLALVAILCGLSYLIGSWNSGGGGGGGSAAASSTSAVIAAATAAVPCIFQKNATTLFTAAESRALDFGTHHATDVAGGVGSPENDAVKVYPPCDVRYSEYTPCEDPKRSLRFNRDRLIYRERHCPEKSEVLKCRIPAPFGYKNPFKWPASRDLAWYANVPHKELTVEKAVQNWIRFEGNRFKFPGGGTMFPNGADAYIDDIGKLINLKDGSIRTAIDTGCGVASWGAYLMSRNIVAMSFAPRDTHEAQVQFALERGVPALIGVIASKRLPYPSRAFDMAHCSRCLIPWGQYDGSYLIEVDRVLRPGGFWILSGPPIRWRKYWQGWDRTREDLNAEQTQIEKVAKRLCWKKFVEKDDIAIWQKPFNHLECKEHRKTWKNPPMCPAGDPDKAWYTDLQTCLTPLPKVSGGKEVAGGKLEKWPKRLHAIPPRIATGTIEGVNSEIFKQDSQLWKRRVSYYRSVNVQLGKAGRYRNVLDMNGFLGGFAASLIDQPLWVMNVVPVEAKVNTLGVIYERGLIGTYQSWCEAMSTYPRTYDLIHADSIFTLYKDRCEMEDIMLEMDRILRPEGSVIIREDVDLLNKVKRIADGLKWESQIVDHEDGPLVREKLLFAVKSYWTAPAASTQ, encoded by the exons ATGGCGGGCTCTAATCCAAACAACCCCCAATTCTACTATACCCCAACATCTAAACCCAATCCCACAAACTCAAACTTTTCTTCCTTAAAAAGAACCAAACTTTCTTACTTGGCCCTCGTCGCTATCCTCTGCGGCCTCTCCTATCTTATTGGTTCTTGGAATagcggcggcggaggcggcggcggtTCAGCCGCCGCTTCCTCTACTTCCGCCGTCATcgccgccgccaccgccgccgtCCCATGCATATTTCAGAAAAACGCCACCACCCTTTTCACCGCAGCCGAATCCCGGGCGTTGGACTTCGGCACCCACCATGCCACCGACGTCGCCGGCGGCGTGGGCTCGCCGGAGAACGACGCCGTGAAAGTGTATCCGCCGTGTGACGTCAGGTACAGCGAGTACACGCCGTGTGAGGATCCGAAACGGTCGTTGAGGTTCAACCGGGACCGTTTGATTTACCGGGAGAGGCATTGCCCGGAGAAAAGCGAAGTGTTGAAGTGCCGGATTCCGGCGCCGTTCGGGTACAAGAATCCGTTCAAGTGGCCGGCGAGCCGGGATCTGGCGTGGTACGCCAACGTGCCGCACAAGGAGTTGACGGTCGAGAAGGCGGTCCAGAATTGGATCCGGTTCGAGGGAAACCGGTTCAAGTTCCCCGGCGGTGGGACCATGTTCCCCAACGGCGCCGATGCATACATTGATGATATCGGAAAGCTCATTAACCTGAAAGATGGATCCATTAGGACCGCCATTGATACTGGCTGCGGG gttGCTAGCTGGGGAGCATATCTTATGTCAAGAAACATCGTTGCGATGTCTTTTGCGCCAAGGGATACTCATGAAGCACAAGTCCAGTTTGCTCTTGAGAGAGGAGTCCCCGCATTAATCGGAGTAATTGCCTCTAAAAGGCTTCCATACCCTTCAAGAGCCTTTGACATGGCTCATTGCTCAAGGTGCCTCATTCCTTGGGGTCAATACG ATGGATCGTATTTGATTGAAGTTGATCGAGTCCTACGGCCAGGCGGATTTTGGATCCTGTCGGGGCCGCCGATCCGGTGGCGGAAATACTGGCAAGGGTGGGACAGAACCAGAGAAGACCTAAACGCCGAGCAGACTCAGATTGAGAAAGTTGCCAAGAGACTTTGCTGGAAAAAATTCGTTGAAAAGGACGATATTGCTATTTGGCAAAAGCCCTTCAACCACCTTGAGTGCAAGGAGCACCGGAAAACATGGAAGAATCCACCCATGTGCCCCGCCGGTGATCCCGATAAAGCCTG GTACACGGATTTGCAAACATGTTTAACACCGTTGCCTAAAGTTTCCGGCGGGAAGGAGGTGGCCGGAGGGAAGCTAGAGAAGTGGCCGAAGAGGCTACATGCAATCCCGCCTAGGATTGCTACTGGAACAATTGAGGGAGTTAATTCTGAGATTTTCAAGCAGGATTCACAGCTATGGAAAAGAAGGGTTTCATATTACAGGAGTGTGAATGTGCAACTCGGGAAAGCTGGGAGGTATAGAAATGTGTTGGACATGAATGGTTTCTTGGGAGGATTTGCTGCCAGCTTGATTGATCAACCACTTTGGGTGATGAACGTTGTCCCTGTCGAGGCTAAGGTTAATACGCTTGGTGTTATTTATGAACGTGGGTTGATTGGAACGTACCAGAGCTG GTGTGAAGCAATGTCAACTTACCCTAGAACATATGATCTCATTCATGCTGACTCAATATTCACTCTCTACAAGGATAG GTGTGAAATGGAGGATATAATGCTAGAAATGGATAGGATATTAAGGCCAGAGGGTAGTGTGATAATCAGAGAAGATGTGGACTTACTAAACAAAGTGAAGAGGATTGCAGATGGGTTGAAGTGGGAGAGTCAAATAGTTGACCATGAAGATGGCCCACTTGTGAGGGAGAAGCTTCTTTTTGCAGTCAAATCCTACTGGACAGCCCCAGCCGCCTCTACTCAATGA